Sequence from the Deltaproteobacteria bacterium IMCC39524 genome:
AGGACGATCATTTTGTGGCCGTTTTTTTTGTTGCTGGGGGGGGGCTACAGTCTCTCGTTTGTCTTTGTGAGCAGTAAATTTAAGGACTTCCCTTAGTGACCCTATTGTTGCAAAGTGATATATAAATAGAAATACGGCTATTTAAGACTTGTCTTTGCATAATGTAATGCTTAATGAAGGAGGAGTTCTGTTGTGTCTACTCAGCCTCAGAAAATCATAAGTGACATCGAGATGTTGCCTGAGGAAAACCCATGTCCTGTATTGCGTATTGACGGAGGTGGCATCTTATTATTTGCCAACCATGCTTCGAGAGACCTTTTGACACAGTGGCGATGTGCCGTCGGCGAGGCTGTGCCTGGTTTCGTTTGTAATAAACTCTCTCTGGCTCTGGCAAGTGGTCTCAGGCAGGAGTTAGAGGCGGTTTGTGGAGAACAGACAATCTCATTGGCAATGGTTGCTGTCGCTGAACGTGGTTATGTCAATTTATATGGTAGCGACATAACACAACGGAAGAGGATTGAAGAGCAGCTTGCTAAAAGCGAAGAGAGGCTTAAACGTGCTCAGGAAATTGCCAGTCTTGGCAGTTGGGAACTCAACTTGGCTGACAATAGCCTCAGTTGGTCGGAAGAAGTTTATCGATTATTTGGTTTGCAGTCAAACGAGTTTGAAGCTTCATACGATGCATTTTTAGCGGCTGTGCATCCAGAAGATCGTGATGCGGTAAACGAGGCGTACACAAACTCACTCAGCGAAGGACGAGACTACTATGAAATTGAGCACCGAATCATACAACAGGGGTCAGGAAAAGTCCTATACGTTCATGAAAAATGTGAGCATGTTAGAGATGAAACCGGCAAAATAGTTCGCTCGTTCGGCATGGTTCATGACATTACGATTCGCAAACAAAAACAAATGGAAGTTGAGAGGCTCAATTCCGAATTAGAAGATCGAGCGAGGGAGCTAGAAAACATAAATAGAGAACTAGAAGCATTTAACCATATGATTGCACACGATTTGCGTAAACCGCTGACTGTAATCGGTGGATATAGCCAAATTCTACAGGATTTATTAACTGACAAACTTGATCCCCAGGCGATTGATTATCTCAGAAGAATCACCAACAGCACCTTCAACATGAGTCATCTTATCAATGCCCTATTGGACTTTTCGCGTCTTTCACATACTGAGCCGAAGCTAGAAAAAGTCAACATTACTGACTTGGCAAATTTGGTTATTACAGGATTGCGATTAGCTGAACCCAGCCGTAATGTGACATTCCGAGTTGAGGAGAACTTGGTCGCCAGTGTTGACAAGGTGCTTATTGAAGCCGTTCTGACAAATCTCTTTGAAAATGCGTGGAAGTTCACTGTAAATCAACATGAATCTATCATTGAATTTGGAATGAGCAAAAGGGATGGGAAGAAGGTATTCTTCATTTGCGACAACGGTATTGGTTTTTCTATGGAGGAGTCTCAAAGACTGTACGAACCGTTCCAGCGGCTTCGTGGTGCCGATGGTTTCACTGGGTTTGGTGTTGGATTAGCTACAGTTAAGCGTATTATACATCGGCATAGAGGGGAGGTCTGGGCTGAAGCCTCTCCCGGTAATGGAGCGACGTTCTACTTTAGCTTGTGATTGAATCAAGCACGACATACTCCACATTTTTTCTATAAATCACGACATATAAGGCGAAAACGAGCTTCTTATTGATAGAGGTATTCAGTAAGCTGTTTAATACACAAAACTATGGCCACCAGGGGACGATCCTTGGTGGCCTTTTCTTATTTGTCAGGGTCAGCAAGAATTTCGTGTTTTTGCGAATTTGGAGACTTCAAAGCAATGCGAGAGGATAAATAAGAAAGATAATCCTCTGAAGGAAACCTGACGCCATCAAGATAAAAATTATCAATTTGTAGTAGATAATTAGAATCGGTTGACAACTTTGCTTATAGAGTTAACGTGAACAGCACAGGTAACAGTTTCCCGACAAAGCCAACCTTCTCGCAAGAGTGGTCGGAAAGTGGCGGATCTTTACTCCTCAAAAACGACACGAAGATGGCCGAGCCGCTGAAGGATATTTGTCCTTATGGTGGAGTCGGTCTTTTTGTTTTTGACCTCCGATCATTTTCAGAAGGAGGTGATATTAAAAGCAGAGTTACAAACATGTGATTGTCTAGAACACTGGTGGTGATTCATATCAACCGCCAGAACACATCTACTACTGGAGGAGGAAGACTATGGCAACGTTTGTTACCCTTATAAATTTCACCGATCAAGGCATTCGGAACGTGAAGGATTCACCGGCACGACTTGAAGCATTCAGGGCGTTGGTGGAAGCTCAGGGCGGTACAGTCAAGAGCGCTTATTGGACTCTGGGTAATTACGACTTGGTGGTTACCGTCGAGGGGACCGAGGAAGCCGCAATGACTACATCCCTGACGGTTGGCTCGCTCGGCAACGTGCGCACACAGACATTACGTGGCTTCTCTGCGGATGAGATGAAGAGCTTTATTAGTAAAATGCCTTGAGCATTACGACATATGAGATGGAAACAGCCTTATTATTGATAGAGGTACCCAGGAAGCTCTTTAATACGCAAAACTATGGCCACCTGGTCTCAACCCTTGGTGGCCTTTTGTATAGCCAAACATCGACTCAATTAGTGCTCAAAACTAATAAAAACCAAATAACCAGTGCTATGCCCATGGTAAAAATACTCAAGTTTCAAAGTTAAGCACTAAGGAAATGTCATCTTCAAAAGGTGCTTAACCGTCCAGTGTTTTTGGTTTTCTCCACATCGATTTCTTTACACTTCGCCATTGGCCAAACCTCCTCACCACCTTCAACCTTCACGTTGAAGTAACCATGGCGACACATATCCACTTTACCAACTACGTTTCTCTCGATGTTCAGAACCATGTGTTCGACACCTGACTCGACATCTTTGACAATTTTTTCGTATTTATAGGTATCCATGACGTTACTCCTTTCTTCCCATAGGCACATTCTCATTTTATCATGCTTATCTACTTCCTTTAAAGTGGCTAAAACTAACATGATCATTATTCCTAATTATGACGACTAGCTGGAAGCTTTTCGCTTTACTGGAATACAGGGTTAGCAAGAACTTTGCGCTTCTACTAATCAAGTTCACTTAAAACAATATGAGAGGATTTACGAGCAAGCACACATTTGATTTCAACTCCCAAACGTTGTAGATTAGCCGTGACTTATTTGTATGGACTTCTGAGAATGGTAAGGGATTTAAATAGGGTAAATGCTTTATCATTTTCTTGGCCAAGTAATGGCCTAAAATTTAACCGAAGGGATCACCGATGAAGAACGAAATTTAATTTGACGATGATCGAAAAATTATAGGTTGCTCTTTAGAGGGAGAGCTAGATATTGATAAATCAATTGTTTTATCGAAAGATCTTCGCAAGAAGGCATCAGAATTAGGCTTTAATGTGTTTTATGATGCACGGAAGCTATATCTAAATTACAAAACCTTGCCTGATGATTTTACAACTAAGCTCTCCACGCTTATTGAAAAGCTCTCCAATCTTCTTGAAATTCCTAGCCAACGTATTGTTAGGGGCGCTATCCTTTACGAGATGGGCAAATATGAAGAGTACTGGAGGTTCTACGAGGCTGTGGCTTTTAACAGGGGGCTGACAGTCAAGATTTTTACAAACAAGGAAGAGTCAATAAAATGGTTGTCTAATGCGACGTTCATAAACCACCGCTGTCGAGACAAAAACGGGCGTGTGATTGATAAAGACATTTGAGAGGCTCTTTAATCCAAACGAAAATGGCCACCTGAAAATGGGTGGCCATTTACTATTTCTAGAGTTAAAGGCTTGAGGTGTGAGGGCTGATTGAGCGCCACAGTTCTTTATTTTTTCTCCATATGTGGATCAACAACACAATATGGGCAATGAACATCGGTTCCTACAAAGTAATCCATGCACTCACGGTAGATACTTTCCACATCTGGAGATCCTATCGTTTTTTCCGCATGTTCTTTGCAGTGGGCATCATACTTATCATACAAGGATGTGATTCTGGCATCTTCTTTAACTGGTGCGCATGCTGTCAGAATCAGAGCCAATGCTATGAGGCTACTGACTAAGATCTTCATGAATATACACCTCCTTTTTTGGCCTTACACCTCTTGCTTATACATTAGCACCCACTAAGACTATTTCAATCCTGGCGCTATATTTAGTTCTTAGATGTCACAACTTCTGAGAAGAAAACCGGCTTCTTATTGATAGAGGTCTTCAGTAAGCTAATACTATGGCCTCCAGGGTTCGATCCTTGGTGGCCATTTCTCCCTTGGCAGATTCAGTAAGAATCATGCCTTCCTGCAAACTTAGACAACTGAAATAATCCAGGAAAATTATGATATATTTTTAGTCAAAGAACAGGAGCAGAATATCTTGAAAACGACTTCAAACCCTCCAAATGAAAGCACAAACATTAAGTTTCAGGATTTATTTGATCTTGATGAAATCCAGAGTCTTCAAGACGCTTTTGCCAAGGCATCAGGGGTCGCTTCCATAATAACTAATACTGATGGACGCCCAATCACAAAGCCCAGCAATTTTTGCCGACTTTGCATAGACATTATCCGCAAAACAGAGAAAGGCCTGAATAATTGCATGACTTCCGACGCCTTATTGGGGAGGGGCAACCCTAATGGGCCAACCATGCAACCCTGTTTAAGCGGTGGTCTTTGGGACGGCGGTGCCAGCATCATGGTAGGCGATAAACATGTTGCCAACTGGCTGATCGGGCAAGTTCGCAATGAAGAACAGGATGTAGAGGGAATGCTGGACTACGCCCGTGAAATTGGTGCAGACGAGGAGGACTTTCTAAGTGCGCTGGCCGAAGTCAACATCATGTCGACCGAGCAATTTAGTAATGTGTGCCAAGCTTTGTTCCTCATGGCAAAACAGCTTTCCACATTGGCATATCAGAACATTCTGCAAGAGCGGACTATTGATGAAAGAGACGTGATTGCAGATGCTTTACGGGAGAGTGAAGAGAGATCTAGGTTGTTACTAAACTCTACTGCAGAAGCCATTTACGGGCTTGACAAAAAGGGGAATTGCATTTTTTGCAATCCAGCTTGTTTAAAAATATTAGGTTATGAAAGTGACACGGACCTTCTTGGAAAGAATATGCATGAACTGATTCACCATCATCGGCAGGATGGAACAGAATATCCCGAGAAGGAATGTAAGGCATACCAGCCCTTTCTGAGGGGTGAGGGGCTTCATGTAGATGATGAAGTTTTATGGCGGGCGGATGGGAGTCACTTTGACGCAGAATACTCTGCTTACCCGATACGCAAGGGGGAAGAGGTGATCGGATCTGTTATCACCTTTCATGACATTTCCGAGCGAAAAAAGGCTCAAGCAGATTTGATTGAAGCGAAAAAGTCCGCAGAGGAGGCTAATGCTGCCAAGAGCAATTTTCTAGCAAACATAAGCCATGAAATCAGAACGCCAATAACAGTTTTCATGAGTGCCATTGAGCACCTTCTGGAAATTGACAAAGACCCAAAATGTCAAGAAGTTCTTGACTTGGCACACATCTCGTCAAAGCGTCTTTATGTATTGTTGAACGAAATTCTGGATCACTCAAAGATTGAATCCCATCAATTAGAGCTAGAAGAAGAAATATTCAAGGTGAGAAAATGTTTGAATGAAACTATCGAGATGATGAACGATAGAGCCCAAAAGAAACATCTAAATTTGGCACTCGACGTTTCTCCATCAGTTCCTGAATACATGTTGGGTGATCCATACCGTCTTGGCCAAATCCTCCTGAACCTTATAGGTAATGCGATCAAATTCACAGAGAAAGGCGAGATCACGGTAAATGTCATACGCCATGATGGCAACCTGCAATTTAACGTGATTGATACCGGCATGGGAATCTCCGAAGACATGTTGGAAGATATATTCGAGTCTTTTAGGCAGGTGGATAGCTCTTCGACTCGCAAACATGGAGGTGCTGGATTGGGGTTGGCTATTTCAAAAGGATTGACCGAGTTGATGGGAGGGGAGATCAGAGTTCAAAGCGAGCTTGAACAAGGTAGCGTGTTTAGCTTTACGCTGCCTTTAAAAAACATAAAAAACTGAACGGGTTATTATTGCCCTATTGCATGGCCCCTCGAGAAATACGAGAGCCCGAAAATACGGATCAGGGCATTTCTTTTAAGTCACCATTTATAAAACACTAAAGCCCTCAATCTTCGGATCGGGGGCATTCTTACATCGCAGGCATTCTGCCACCGGGCCTGCGAGGGCTTTCCTCTACACTTTCAAACCATATGGGACAACATGCAATACCATTCCGATGATCTCTGTGGTCAACCATTAATTTGCGGAAAATTCGACTGGAACGCCGGTCCAGATCCGGTCCGGAGGGGAAATTTAGGGGCTACGCAGGGAGTGCTACTGAGGGGGCGCTGCAAAGGGAAAGGCCGAGGTGGGAGCCCCGGCCTTTGGAATTTAATCTAATGGATTATTAGAAACTATAGCGCACACCTAGCATCGCGTTGTGGGTGCCGTATTCAACTTCAAGATCATCGAAATCACCATCATCTGTATCGAAGTATCGATATTGGACGTCAATTTTCGTTTGCGGATTTATAGCAAAGGCAACACCTACGGCAACTTGATAGGCAAAAACATTATCATCTTCGCTGCCTAGTTCATCGAAATCACCTTCAACATTCGCGTAACCAATGCCAGCGCCTATGAAAGGACAGATCGTTTCTTCTGGCATAAAATCATAATAGCCATTTACCATCAAAGAAACAGTCGAAATATCCCCATTATTTGATCCAGATCCTAAATCTGAGTCAAAATCATCCACATCACTCGTTCTGTACCCAAATTCAACCTCACCACGAAGTCCATTTTCGTAAGCGTTGCCAATTGCAGCAGTAATTCCAAAACCAGTATCAAATGAAATTTCAGCTTCGTCACCGACATCATCTTTAGTGTCCGAATCCTCAACCCATACCGCACCCACGTTGCCTGAGACATATGGTGCAGCGAACGCAGCAGACACACCCAACCCGATGAACATCGTCAGTGCCAACAGAACAACGAACTGCTTCTTCATGAAACCCTCCCCTGATGAGTGGAAATACATCGTCGCTCCATTGTGACGATGCAAATCGACATCTTCAACTTTAACAAAAAATAACGGGTTGATTCCAGATGTCAAGAAGAGAGTAAGAGGAGACTGTCAGTGCCAACCTCGCCCCAGAACGCCCGCCCCGGACCGGCCATGCTATAGCTGGAAAGGGATATCCCTGGAGACAGGAGAAACGGCAACCGAACGGCGACCAGCGGACCGGATGGGGACCGCAGAGCGAAAAAACAAAGGCCTCCTCGTTTGAGACGGCCTTTCTATAGATGGTCGGGGCGAGAGGATTTGAACCCCCGGCCACCTGCTCCCGAAACAGGCAGCTAAACATTCCTACAAGTCACGACTTATGAGACGAAAAACGGCTTCTTATTGATCGACATATTTAAGAAGCTCTTTAATCCGCAAAATGATGGCCATCTGCTAACGAGTGGCCATTTATTATTTATCAGGTCTTGTAAGAACCCCGTGCGTGGGCGAATATTTTGGTTTGGGTTGGTAGGCCTGTCTCTTAAAGGCCGACCAGTGAGAACCATACCCTGATTTAAAAATTAATGCTTAAATGTCAGGTGTCTGATAAGTTTAGTTTTCTATTAACCACATCACAACAAAGATAACGTGAGCTAAAATGGACCCCAAAAGCCATACGCAGCGTTCCAAAGACGAATTATCAGAGCATAGAAAGGTCTTAGAACTCTCCAGGCAGGGTCACCGCCTATTTAAAGAAAAAAGATATCTTGAGGCCTGCTCTCTGTTCGAGGCAGCGTATGAGCTGGAGTCAGACAACGTATATATCCTCACTGGTCTAGGCGATACTTTGAGCCGGTTGAAATGCTTTTCTAAGGCAGCCCAATACTACCAAAGAGTTCTAGAAATCGACCCTGACAATCTCTTTGCTCTGCGCGGTATGGGAGACACCTTCCGCGGCCAACGTTTGCTTGATAAGGCATTGACACTCTGGGAACGTTACATCCAATTTAGACCCCGGGACATTTTCGTGTTAACTCGAATTGCAGATGGACATAAAGCTCTCGGCAACCATCACCGGGCTAGGACCTTCTACCACCAGACTCTCAGTATCAAAAAGGAAGACAGTTACGCCTTAATGGGACTTGCCGACCTTTACCAGAAAAATGGGCAAGATGAACTGGCCATCCAGAATTACGAGCGGGTATTGGAAAAAAACCCCAAGATGATCAACATTCTGACCATTGTGGCCAATCTTCACAGATATCGCGGGGAGTATGAGAAGGCCCGCGGATATTACGAGAAAGCCCTCAAGTTGGAATGTAATAACGTCTATGCCCTGTTCGGCCTCGGACACTACTATCGGTGGCAGCGCAATTACCCGATGGCCATATCATTATGGGAACGGCTTCTTGAGAGGGAACATGGCAGTGTCGATATGCTCGCCCGACTGGCGGACGCTTATCGGAACATTGGTAACTTGCCCGCTGCTGAGGCAACTTACCGGAAGAACCTCAAGAGTGGTTACGATAAATTCAGCCTGCTGGGCTTGACTAAATTACACGCAATGCGCGGTGAAATGGATGAGGTCTTAAGCTGTTATCGTCAACTCGTGACCAAGAAAGAAGAGGACGGCGGGATTTTGAGTCAGATTACTTCTGAATTGATTAAGCATCAAAGATTTTCAGATGCTGCAAGCTTCTGTCAGGGCGCCTGCGAACTGCAACAGAACAATCCTGATATTTACCGAAAGCTGGTCGAGCATGCTGAAAAAATCGGGATATCATTATCTCGCAATACATCATTAGAGAGTCCATACTAGTACCATGTAAACTCTTAATAACCGTATCTTGCTGGTTATTTGTCACGACTTCCGAGAAGAAGGCCGGCTTATTATTGATAGGGGTATTCAGTAAGCTCTTTAATACACAAAACGATGGCCGCCTGGATCAATTCCGAGCGGCCATTTTTATTTATCAGAGTTTACAGAAAATCGGCATTTTTATCAATCTGATCACATCCAAACAATGCAGCAGGAATTATAGGAAGAAATCTTTGGCTAGATATTGATAGAGGTGCTTGAGACATTCTTTAATCCACATAATTATGGCCAACTGGTAGCAGTTGGTCATTTTCTTTGATTGATCAGGGCATCACATTACATTGATACCGGGAGGAGGAAATGGCTGGTATATGTAGAAAGGCGAGTATTGAGTGGATTTAAACAGGATTATTACTTTGACAGATTACGTAATTTTAATGTATAGGTTTTATAAGTAGGGGTAAGTGAGATGTGGGTGTCTATTGGCGCTCTCCTGCCGTCACCTTTCGCTATATAATTCAAATTTCAAAATGACAGTGGATATTAGCGCTCAATTCAAGCTCTTTAAGCTTATATTAGTTTTAATCGTAGGCTCACTGTGGGCCATGTTTCAGTTAAATATGACAGGTGACGGAATTTCTTGAAAACGGGAGGTTTACAATGAAACATTGCATGAGGCTTTTAGCGGGAGTGATGTTCGTCGGTTTGATGCTCAGCGGAGGGACAACGTATGCTGATGAACTTGTCGAAATTCTACAGGATGATTTTAGTAGTAACACACTGAGCAATTACGTCGTTAACAAACAAACTAATTACGGCAATGTTTCTTATGACTCTGCTAATCAGCGACTCCTGATTACCTCGGGAGACAATGCAAATGTCGGAATAGAGCGGCTATTACAGGTCGCATCGGACACTGGTTATTTCGAATATCGATTTTTCCCTTTGAGGGTTTTCCCTTTCGATGGTTTAACACGAATTTTCGCCACGGACGGTTCTAATTCTTACTATAATTTTCATTTCTCCCACGATAGCGCTAAAGCTTCCCCTGGCAATTGGAACCAATATCGCGCTATTTTGGAAAAAGTAGTAGACGGTCAGATCGTCTTTCAAAAAATCTTTATTCCAACCCCGACAAGCTATGCTCTAAATACTTGGCATACTATCGCCCTCCGGTTTAGCCCACAATCCGTTACCGGTTACCTTGATGGAGAAGAGATTGTTACTGTAGCCGATCCCGACGCACAGCAGATTTCTGTCAACACG
This genomic interval carries:
- a CDS encoding PAS domain-containing protein — its product is MSTQPQKIISDIEMLPEENPCPVLRIDGGGILLFANHASRDLLTQWRCAVGEAVPGFVCNKLSLALASGLRQELEAVCGEQTISLAMVAVAERGYVNLYGSDITQRKRIEEQLAKSEERLKRAQEIASLGSWELNLADNSLSWSEEVYRLFGLQSNEFEASYDAFLAAVHPEDRDAVNEAYTNSLSEGRDYYEIEHRIIQQGSGKVLYVHEKCEHVRDETGKIVRSFGMVHDITIRKQKQMEVERLNSELEDRARELENINRELEAFNHMIAHDLRKPLTVIGGYSQILQDLLTDKLDPQAIDYLRRITNSTFNMSHLINALLDFSRLSHTEPKLEKVNITDLANLVITGLRLAEPSRNVTFRVEENLVASVDKVLIEAVLTNLFENAWKFTVNQHESIIEFGMSKRDGKKVFFICDNGIGFSMEESQRLYEPFQRLRGADGFTGFGVGLATVKRIIHRHRGEVWAEASPGNGATFYFSL
- a CDS encoding GYD domain-containing protein, whose protein sequence is MATFVTLINFTDQGIRNVKDSPARLEAFRALVEAQGGTVKSAYWTLGNYDLVVTVEGTEEAAMTTSLTVGSLGNVRTQTLRGFSADEMKSFISKMP
- a CDS encoding PocR ligand-binding domain-containing protein, giving the protein MKTTSNPPNESTNIKFQDLFDLDEIQSLQDAFAKASGVASIITNTDGRPITKPSNFCRLCIDIIRKTEKGLNNCMTSDALLGRGNPNGPTMQPCLSGGLWDGGASIMVGDKHVANWLIGQVRNEEQDVEGMLDYAREIGADEEDFLSALAEVNIMSTEQFSNVCQALFLMAKQLSTLAYQNILQERTIDERDVIADALRESEERSRLLLNSTAEAIYGLDKKGNCIFCNPACLKILGYESDTDLLGKNMHELIHHHRQDGTEYPEKECKAYQPFLRGEGLHVDDEVLWRADGSHFDAEYSAYPIRKGEEVIGSVITFHDISERKKAQADLIEAKKSAEEANAAKSNFLANISHEIRTPITVFMSAIEHLLEIDKDPKCQEVLDLAHISSKRLYVLLNEILDHSKIESHQLELEEEIFKVRKCLNETIEMMNDRAQKKHLNLALDVSPSVPEYMLGDPYRLGQILLNLIGNAIKFTEKGEITVNVIRHDGNLQFNVIDTGMGISEDMLEDIFESFRQVDSSSTRKHGGAGLGLAISKGLTELMGGEIRVQSELEQGSVFSFTLPLKNIKN
- a CDS encoding outer membrane beta-barrel protein — protein: MKKQFVVLLALTMFIGLGVSAAFAAPYVSGNVGAVWVEDSDTKDDVGDEAEISFDTGFGITAAIGNAYENGLRGEVEFGYRTSDVDDFDSDLGSGSNNGDISTVSLMVNGYYDFMPEETICPFIGAGIGYANVEGDFDELGSEDDNVFAYQVAVGVAFAINPQTKIDVQYRYFDTDDGDFDDLEVEYGTHNAMLGVRYSF
- a CDS encoding tetratricopeptide repeat protein, which codes for MDPKSHTQRSKDELSEHRKVLELSRQGHRLFKEKRYLEACSLFEAAYELESDNVYILTGLGDTLSRLKCFSKAAQYYQRVLEIDPDNLFALRGMGDTFRGQRLLDKALTLWERYIQFRPRDIFVLTRIADGHKALGNHHRARTFYHQTLSIKKEDSYALMGLADLYQKNGQDELAIQNYERVLEKNPKMINILTIVANLHRYRGEYEKARGYYEKALKLECNNVYALFGLGHYYRWQRNYPMAISLWERLLEREHGSVDMLARLADAYRNIGNLPAAEATYRKNLKSGYDKFSLLGLTKLHAMRGEMDEVLSCYRQLVTKKEEDGGILSQITSELIKHQRFSDAASFCQGACELQQNNPDIYRKLVEHAEKIGISLSRNTSLESPY